A segment of the Anaerolineae bacterium genome:
ACGCTCTCCGCCGTCTCCGGTGCTTGCGCCCAGACTCGCTGCACTTCGTCGTAACGCTGCCGCAGCGCCGGGCTAAGCGACGAGCGCAGGGCCAGTCGGTCGGAGGCGCCCACGGAGAGCAGGGCGGAGAAGAGCGAGCGGTTGGCCGCATCGAGGAAGTCCGCGGGCTCCAACCTCTCCAGACCCGCGTTCTCGAGGGCCCCGTTCACCAGCGCAAGAGTGTCGGGCGACTGAAGCAAGAACCCGAGCACGTACTCCTCGGCGCTCATGGCCGGGCCGCGACGAAGAGCATCGGCAGTGGGTGGCTGGAGCTCTCTGCCGCGGGTCCTGCGCATGGCGGAGATCTCCTGCTCCACCACGTCCGGATCCACCTGTATGTGACGGGCCAGGCGCTCGATGTAGTGGGCCCGCTCTATGGGATCGGGGATGGCGGCGATTACGGGCAGAAGCTGGCGGGCCAGGCGCGACTTGCCCTTGGCGTCGGACAGGTCGGCCTCCGCTAGGGCCACCTCGAAGTTGTAGTCCACCAGGGAGCGCGCCTCCTGAATCAGGCGTTCCCAGGCGCCGGCGTCCTCGCGCACCACTTCGTCCGGATCCTTGCCCTCGGGCAACACGGCGACCCGAATTTCGGCCTCCAGCTTGCGCTCGAAGCGCAGCAGCCCCCCATCGAAGCTGGGGCTAGGCTCGCCCTGGAGGGCTTCGCTGGCCACCGACAGGCCGCGCAGAGTGGCAGCGCTGCCGGCTGAGTCGGCATCCAGGGCCAGCACGATGCGGGGGGCCAGGCGTACTAGGGCCTGCAAGTGGGGCTCGCCGATGGCAGTGCCCATGCTCGCAACCACGTTGCGGTAACCGCTCTGGTGGAGGGAGATGACGTCCAGATAGCCTTCGACGATGACGGAGAAGCCGGCGTCGACGATCGCCCGGCGCGCCTTGTCCAGCCCGTAGAGCAGTCTGCTCTTGTCAAAGACCCGCGTCTGAGGGGAGTTAATGTACTTGGGCAGGGATGAGTCCAGAGCGCGGGCCCCGAAGCCGACCACGCGTCCACGGGCATCGGCGATGGGTATGATCAGGCGGTTGCGGAAACGGTCGTAGGCGCGGGCACCGACGCGAGTGGGGTCATCTCCCTCCCGCTCCACCACCAGCCCCGCCTCCACCAGCTCTTGGTGCGTGTAACCCTCGGCCGTCATGCG
Coding sequences within it:
- a CDS encoding DNA primase, with product MSVADEVKQRVDIVEIISESVVLKKAGRHYKGLCPFHQERTPSFVVYPESQSWHCFGACGEGGDVFTFVQKMEGVEFGEALRILAQRAGMSLHPQTPEMIQEAEERDRLLELLDRAAAFFADHLRGPQGDSARQYLARRGVTEATADHFQLGYAPDSWRALITRMTAEGYTHQELVEAGLVVEREGDDPTRVGARAYDRFRNRLIIPIADARGRVVGFGARALDSSLPKYINSPQTRVFDKSRLLYGLDKARRAIVDAGFSVIVEGYLDVISLHQSGYRNVVASMGTAIGEPHLQALVRLAPRIVLALDADSAGSAATLRGLSVASEALQGEPSPSFDGGLLRFERKLEAEIRVAVLPEGKDPDEVVREDAGAWERLIQEARSLVDYNFEVALAEADLSDAKGKSRLARQLLPVIAAIPDPIERAHYIERLARHIQVDPDVVEQEISAMRRTRGRELQPPTADALRRGPAMSAEEYVLGFLLQSPDTLALVNGALENAGLERLEPADFLDAANRSLFSALLSVGASDRLALRSSLSPALRQRYDEVQRVWAQAPETAESVLTRDGVAACMRVRERRLRHQLRLLEQALREVETEEEERSFEAAIGKATRQVLLLTRAMAERSSLKAKT